The proteins below come from a single Bactrocera dorsalis isolate Fly_Bdor chromosome 5, ASM2337382v1, whole genome shotgun sequence genomic window:
- the LOC125778830 gene encoding proline-rich proteoglycan 2-like: protein MRVLILTACVCCALAALLYTTNAEPIPQGPPQAPQKPAIESRNRRAAQGPPQGIPQAPQKPAIESRTRRAAQGPPQGIPQAPQKPAIESRYRRAAQGPPQGVPQAPQKPAIESRYRRAAQGPPQGPPGGGMGGMMGAGMGFNIGASAGGQGGAQGQGGAK from the exons ATGCGCGTATTAATTTTGACCGCTTGTGTTTGCTGTGCTTTGGCAGCATTGTTG TACACGACAAATGCTGAGCCCATACCACAAGGACCACCGCAAGCGCCTCAAAAGCCAGCTATAGAGAGTCGCAATCGTCGTGCTGCTCAAGGACCACCACAAGGAATACCACAAGCGCCACAAAAGCCAGCTATAGAGAGCCGTACTCGTCGTGCTGCTCAAGGACCACCACAAGGAATACCACAAGCGCCACAAAAGCCCGCTATAGAAAGTCGCTATCGTCGTGCCGCTCAGGGACCACCACAAGGAGTACCACAAGCGCCACAAAAGCCAGCTATAGAGAGTCGATACCGTCGTGCCGCCCAGGGACCACCACAAGGACCGCCAGGTGGCGGTATGGGTGGTATGATGGGCGCTGGTATGGGTTTCAACATTGGTGCAAGCGCAGGAGGACAGGGTGGTGCTCAGGGTCAAGGTGGCGCGAAATAG